The following is a genomic window from Synergistaceae bacterium.
TCGCTCGATGAGCTTGAGCGCTTCCTCCCTGTCCGCTTCGTTTGCCACCGTGATGGTGGGCTTGATGTGGATGCGCGTCATCAAGAGGCTCTTCTCAACCTTGTCCAGGATGCCGTCCGCCTCGCTCTTGTAGCTCAAGAAGTCGAGATTGGCCCGCTCGGCGAAGGAGAGGAAGGTGGTCATCAGGCAAACCTCGGCGGCTGCTGTGTAGAGGTGCTCGGGCGACCAGATGCCCTCGTGTCCTCCGGGGAAGTTCGGCGGGGTCGCCACCTCGATGGTGGGCAATCCTCGGCTGGAGAGCGCCGCTCTCCTCTCTTTCGTCCATTCAACGGCGGTGGTATAGGTATGCTTCTCGCTCATCATCTGCTCCTTGTCGCCAAAGGATACTCACAAAAAGTGGGGGTCGGCTAGCCTTGCCACCACTCTTGCGCTATGCTGTGCCATCAGAAGGAGCAGATCATGATCATAG
Proteins encoded in this region:
- a CDS encoding OsmC family peroxiredoxin: MSEKHTYTTAVEWTKERRAALSSRGLPTIEVATPPNFPGGHEGIWSPEHLYTAAAEVCLMTTFLSFAERANLDFLSYKSEADGILDKVEKSLLMTRIHIKPTITVANEADREEALKLIERAERYCLISNSIKSEVTVEAIVVVNQH